The Rosa rugosa chromosome 1, drRosRugo1.1, whole genome shotgun sequence genomic sequence TGAGAAAGTTAGAGTTGGTTTCTCTGCCGCCACGGGTGATTGGGTCGAAATACACAACATTAAGTCCTGGTCATTTAGTTCAAGCTTGGAGATTAATCATGGGGCAAAAAAAGTGAGGTTGGCAGCTGGTCTAGGCACTGGTTTCGGTCTCTTGACTTGTGGACTAGGTCTGTTCTGGTTCATCACATGGAGAAAAAAGGCTGCCAAGAGAGATGACGATTATGACATGTCTATGGATGATGAATTTGACAAAGGAACAGGGCCACGGAGGTTCACTTACCGCGAAATAAGCCGTGCAACAAACAACTTTGCCGAAGGAGGGAAACTTGGCGAGGGAGGCTTTGGAGGTGTCTACAAGGGTTTGTTAAATGAATCCAACACAGAAGTTGCTGTCAAGAGGGTGTCTAGAACATCAAAGCAGGGGAAAAAGGAGTACGTGGCAGAAGTGAGGATCATCAGTCGACTAAGGCACAGAAATTTGGTTCAACTAATTGGTTGGTGTCATGAACAAGGTGAGTTTCTTCTTGTGTATGAGATCATGCCAAATGGGAGTCTTGATTCCTATCTGTTTGGAATGAGCTACAGTCTAAGTTGGCCAGTGAGGTTCAAAATAGCACTTGGATTGGCCTCAGCCGTTTTGTACCTTCATGAGGAATGGGAACAATGTGTGGTGCATAGAGATATCAAGTCAAGCAATGTGATGTTGGATTCAAATTTCAATGCCAAGCTTGGAGATTTTGGGCTTGCAAGGCTTGTAGACCATGAGTTGGGTTCACAAACAACTGTTTTGGCAGGCACAATGGGTTATCTAGCCCCTGAGTGTGTCACTACTGGTAAAGCCAGCAAAGAATCTGATGTCTATAGTTTTGGGGTAGTTGCCCTTGAAATCAGTTGTGGAAGAAAACCAGTTGAAGCCAAAGCAGAACCAAGCAAAGTGAGGCTTGTGGAGTGGGTTTGGGATCTCTATGGAAAAGGCCAAATACTTCAAGCAGTTGACGAGAGGTTGAAAATGGAATTTGATGAGAAGGAAATCGAGTGCTTGATGGTGGTAGGGTTATGGTGTTGCCACCCTGATCCAACTGTCCGGCCTTCAATTAGGCAAGTGATCAATGTTCTCAGTTTTGAAGCTCCTATACCAAGCCTCCCAACAAAGTTGCCTGTGCCAATGTATTTTGCTCCTCCATTGGATATGTGTAGATTCTCCTATACATCATCTAACTTCACAGGGTCATCGGTTAAGGATCGATCTCAGTGTTCTTGTACTACTTGCTCTACATTCAATTCATCATCAGCAGGATCTTCAAAAGCTCTGTTGAAGCTGAATAAATCTGTTGCATAGCATgcttcacttcttttttttttcttttttttttatttctttcttgtcCATGATTCAAAGAGAGAATTCTTGTTCTCATTGTTTCTTTAATAGAGGGATTTGGCTTACTTAGATGTTTAAGCTAGTGTGTTCTTCTGTCCTTGTTAATAATAAACTTTGAATGACTTTTGATAACCCAGTTTAAGTTTAGACTAGTACTAATCTcgaaaatttttgttttaaaacTATTTTACACTATGATATAGCTATCTAGTACTTGTCGCTCGGTAGTATAATTGGATCATTTAATTGTAGTCCATAGTTCTAATGAGTCCTTCTGGGAGAATTGCTTACCTGTATCTGTTTCTAATGCTTTGCACCTAGATCACCTGGGTTGTGGCCATCAAAGGGATTATGCATTGTAATTTTATTTGGTCATGGAAAACAATTGCATGTATAATCCATCGCTTTTTAGTACTTCATTTTGTGAAGCCTGTTTGAAATTTGGAATtcattcattttgaatgaaaaaTGTTGCTAATTAAGTTAatttttctattgggacctctaaATTTCCTCATCTGACTTTCATATACAAAATCCGAAGGCTGATGTGGCCAATTACATTTAAGAAATTTGAATCTTTGATATATTGCAACTATTTGGATTTCTCATTAGAGTTTTGTCTTCATTGGATTTCTCAAATGCACTTTCTTTCTTCACACATTTATAGAGAGAAAAATCACGTTGCTGCTGGTTTAGCTAATTTTGGTGCTTCATTGTCCTTAATGATCTGAAACCACACTTTTCAATTTCTCTTTGTACTCGAGAGTTGAGACTGTTTAGCTCTTCCTAGTTTTTGATTTAGGTACTTTGtagtttttcagtttttcttgAAGAGGGCCTAACGTCTCTTCAATTTGTCAAGGGTACGGCTGTTGTCGTTCCCTTGTCTGTCTTGATGtattcttttttactttttcattcAATAAATTATCTTTATTCAGTCGaggttcaccaaaaaaaaaacgctAGGATAGCTTTCTCATTATCAACTATAACAAATGCATTAGAATCTTGCATGTGAAAAATAACTGTCGAGTCATATGGTGGATTTTGGTGGAATTTGTTTTTAATAGTTCAAGATAATAGAAGGTATCATAAGGAAAAGAAGCTAGTCTAGCCTATATTTAGTACTTGGTTGTCAAACTACGTACAAACATTGTGATTAAAGAACCACAGAGTATTGCTCAATCTAAAACAACACAACACAACCTGTGTTTAAATACGTAGCTAGTTGGCTAGGGATGAGCCTTCCAACTTGGCTGGGTTCTaaaccccttcaaaaaaaaaaaaaaacaaacaaacaaacgtAGCTAGTTGGCTTGTAAAGCATGCCATATGGCAGAGCATGACTAGCTATAGCTAATGGTGACTCAACTTCACAAGTTTCTAAAGATCCTTCCATGCCATGCTGTAGTTGGTGAGTTCTGATCAACAGCAACTACTGAAGTTGGCGGCCAGGCCGGGATCGACATTGTTGGAGGTCTCTTTGGTCTATCTTTGTTAAGGCGAACCACTTTCTTTATGGCTTGAAATGCTGCCTGCTCCCTTTCGTGATAAGAATCGTGGATACACTTTGTAGCGGGAGACTACAGTTTTCAAGTCCTTCGCCATAAGAACAAAACCTTCTACCTTTGCATGGCATTTCACTTTCACTTTCGAGATCGGAAGGTTGCAAAAGGAAAGATCATTCTTGtgtgtgataggagcataaaatgctacaaatataatgtgcaatactttacacttttcttagctatttcctttaaaaagtcagttttaactttgttttctttttaggtagtttgtggagtgattcaagagaaataagaacTTAAAGGGAGCAACGAAGACATGGAACATAaagtactgatgcagaggactaagtttgatcaaccatttggccagaaattacaagggaagttcacggaaatcattgtgcaaaacagttgctgcaaagcagaaaactgcagtttcagaatcagctttctgggaacggttttgaggagcaattcttgcattcttccGGCTACACCTTTGCAGAAAGGGCCAGCGAACCTTGAAGACATGATGTTATACTTGAACTAGAGCTAAAGAACTGGTCAGAAACGTCAACGAGGCAGCAGGAAATCAAATGCAAAGTAGGCTTCctgataaggcagaaactgtcagcttttcacgaagctttttgggagatcttttccggcgattttcttggagtttttccagaaggttgttgatcaatatagaagatatgatgtcatagaacacgtgggagtcaagaaccatccagaaacttgtcaagacgaagtcgtttcttgtccaagaaggaagcttcagaatcAGAAAccgaatcctagtcaaaacaggactgtttggcagaaatcttctatggacgaattttgggtgcatttttggaagaTTATTGATGCTGAAAATtacaaggagagtcctagaatgattcatcaagaatttgggaggattattaagccttgaaaatcatttaattgtgcaccaatcagagtaattctcaagcaactaggggaggctttcaaagcagaattggaaaaggaaacttgggctgTGTATTCCACATATATAGAGGCTCTAAACACGTTGAAAAGCATCATCCTACAGCGCCATCTtctgctcccaaaccctagcacacaagtctcaaaaattcccaagtcttcaagaagaaaaaccgtGCAATCCATCTTCCATCCTCCACCAAGCTTCTGCCGTGACCTATCTTGAAGGAGTGCTTGCATctaaggctgcctaaaagtgaattcgtggctctcatactctcccttttacggtttttatcatcttgtaatctaatactcatgattttatttgttgaatttaagacgatgtgtggctagtcactttttgttaggggcgaggtttgaagccccaattatgtagaacatatgtttgtttaaatttagtttctgaatctttggtgtggattggttgtttatctctatttgattgaaaacttttgcatgtgtttgttttatggtggccaacataggatttatgcatgtaattggagctaggtttagaaaataattcacctaatcgttttgttttctaatccacaagtatgcaaggctttggacaaaagctgatgttttaaacaactagaagagcatgctaggtaggcgttccacactagactgcaactctataatcaatcgtttccatgagatcttaatgcttcaaatgtgttgacactatatgtgttgttgataggatagcgttctataccttgattgcatgtttgataggcttagctattgtgcgttcacgtagactaagtaattagggaaacattaataagggacatgatctgctccgacttgtttcttggttggtttatgttcacaccttagtaattgaaactaggttaacttacATTGTTCGAAaataattggtggtggatttccgagtctcTAACATGTTCTCCATCTTATTTTTCTTAAACTTAAAAATCGaaattgctttctttgttttgttttccttttattttcgtaAAATCTAAAAATCCCCaaaacatttatttttcttttcttcttctattttcgattgcttcttctcttctttccccTTTTCTGCGTTTTTCTTTTAGTTAgtctctttgtttgtttgatttgtgttttagttagtttgtttttattttgtgtgattaatttgttaccctcaatccccggcttgaacgatccttgcttactctatattgctaacgactacattttgcagggttaagttgagcgcttAATTTTAGCGTATCAGTGTGATGCTATAGCCCAACTCAGAAGTTGACCGTCTCCGTAAAAACCACCTTTCTCAAGAAAACTGAAACctgtttttccttttccattttgTACTGCTACTACTATCAGTAGTGTGCCCGCCGCCTGGTAGGTCCATATTAAGCCTTCTGTAACGAAGAGAATGCGATCAAGTGGTTCTCCTGCTTGAAAAACAAAGCTATTATCCTGATAGACTACTGGTTTCAAAAACGCGCAGATCAACATCAAAGCTTCATCTTCCAGAGTTTTAAGTACTCTTGGAACCTATATAGATTATAGAACACCCCCAATAGGATTGTTATTGTTACTCATTTACTTGTAATCAAATCATCATATTTTACATCCTCCTGTAATCTAATCATTTACCTGTTTTCTGTTTAAGTGAAAATGAATTGCAGGGAGAATTGtattgtattattgataataggagccctttatatagggaattACAGAGTACATGAAatgtaatagaatccgaacataactaggatatctagaaccttctcctattacaactctatgACTAAaacctagtttgaagaggcacacttgatgtcgacttccttcaacactcccccttgtgccgctcaaacttggtgatgacgctttgatcgttgcctcgttaaaaaccttgccaggtaacaaaaaccctgtgggacaaaaataaccctggtcaaaggacaaaaagagcacaacacgtccttcactcttcgagatcgaacatgtagacatcatacatccccctgatgtcaatatctccccctgattgctgcAATCATGGGatttcggataactttctcaatccgatgcttttcacatgtttctcgaaggtagatttaggtaacgacttagtaaataagtccgctacattatcctctgatcggatttgattcacttcaatctttagaagtgcttgttgttgctgattataaaagaacttaggcgatatattcttggtgttgtcgcccttgatgaaacctaatttcatttgctcaatacaagctgcattatcttcataaatgcatgtaggttcatctgtggtagacttcaaaccacaagttcctcgaatatgtctaattacataccttagccatatgcattcacgcacggctttatgtagagcgataatctctgcatgatttgaggaagtagcaacaatggtctactttgtagacctccaagatattgcggtgcttcccatggtaaagacataacccgtttgggagcgacctttgtgagggtcagagagatcctgcatcagcaaaatccatcaaaacatcatcatcGCTTTGCCGATCACGGCGTCTTGGACGGTGCATGCCACTTGGGCTAATGAGATCCGttctcattcttccgtcattcttttctctctgcaggGATAGAACAATCCTatatctatcgtacattttaagtaacgaaatattgtctttataccagtccaatggtgttgcgttggcgcagggctatatctagccaacaagttcataacaaatgagatgtccggtcttgtattgtgttaagtacaataatgcgcctattgcacttaggtaagacacttctgccaattaacacgtcttcgtcatcatccctgggaagAAACGTATCCCTCgtagggtcaagactacggacgaccatgggagtgcatctttgactttatcaaaatgcaaagcatttattgacacggtatacaagttctaaatctagacaaaaccgtgttctcccaaggttcttcatctcaaacttggatttcaggtgttcagcggtttcccttaactctcaagggttccaattatgtttatcaacataaaccgtgacaattgcaaatccagaacttgtcatgaaatcgcaggggcatagttcattatatcccttcccaatcaagtagtcactttagtgagtgtttcaccctcattgcaaacgcgctccgtggtcaagagccacttgatttgggtaaatgaagtccacaagaaccttcattatattccgtatctagatccccatagagatacgtagtgaccatattcgtaagctgcatgttcagttatttggaaactaccaaactaacaaggtagtggagtgcaatgacatccattacgagagaatatgtcttctcgtagtcgattccagggcgttttgtgagaagccttgcgccataaggcgagattatcatctctttttctcatcacgctatctaacgaagacctattaatgtcaacaggtatTATGTTACGAGGTGTtagcatctcaggcccgaaatccttcctcttcgttagtgaatccaattcaacctggatcacatttttccatttaggccaattgtctctacgttggcattcttcaacggagtaaggttcgatgtcattggtctcaataattccacgtcctcatgtacactagtgtagttcatagagatctctatattctcaggaattggttctaacattgaggcgtcccccaacgatgtctgtTGGACATAAcgacaatccagaatattctcatgagacggattttgagtatcaatgatcaatggatcaagttgtgccaaactcgctctcttcctagggcgagaatccatcgaacctatgggtctcctacactctctagcggaacccatggcctatgacgccattatgccaccttgtgtcgtcaccataccaccatccatggtagtggtgccgtacccatctcctcctgtggggacatcaatccttgcagacatgtttgcagcaggtatatgtgatctcgtcacttttaggggatcaagatgagacatagtggggacagaccacgacaattcctgttgaacgttgacattcgaatctccccctaacgacgggaagactgtctcatcaaagtgacaatccgcaaatccagcgaaaaaagagatcgcctgtcaagggagctacatagcggacttatagttggagactcatgtccaacacaaatatatgtatgcattcgttgcaatgactcatgttgatgcgttgtggcggcgcaattggcacatgaaccgcacactcaaatatgcataagtacgagatattagactcgaacccagtcactagctgtaacgcaaataaaagttgagtggctgctatgagtcgtagacgaattagcatagctgcatgcgatattgcataacctaagcggaaatattggtgcgcattaccaatgtccgagctaccatcgtagtcgtttaatggtggcttttccgcgagaccaattgggtgtgtacatgggaatatgatacttgatatcaatacccaatgatatgcaatagtcatcgaaaattttcgatgtaaactctctagcattttcAAGTCGAATTGAATGAACGGGATGatccgggtagtgagcccgtagccatatgatttgggctaggagttcatcttaagcagcattacgagtggacgatagtgcgacacgtgaccagcgtgtccgcaTATCAAACAACagcataaaacatctaagcagtccgcaagttggttgagtcgatccacagaatccccttggattctatgtaagaatggaattatttctttagtgtcctttgcataggatgatcttgatcctaaaaaaaaaaacaggctttacagaacgaaagattggccttataatcaaccaatgaaggttttggttgagccagaatgtcacaatttactttgagaagtagagagaagagccaagtctccatacatggcgtcaatgccatgtattggccgcagggggtaggcggtgtCGGCCATGTGTGGCCAgtcttgcacaatcatggcACCATGAGGctcatgtgcagctcctcgaaccaattcttggttcttacttcttttcattctgaaaaatggatgtccgtgtgaagtctttaatacacggatcatcatgtcacgacctaggtgtcccaaacggtcatgccaaagcctatatgtgtcagaatcccataaatcatctctcatgacatagttggattcaatgactcgaatagtggttgcgtacaacccactagagcgacacataagtttctctgatactcgtttatgtccgtagtcattagaggtgatgcaaaggaactcttgtccattctaacaatgtgtttccacatgaaaatcattNNNNNNNNNNNNNNNNNNNNNNNNNNNNNNNNNNNNNNNNNNNNNNNNNNNNNNNNNNNNNNNNNNNNNNNNNNNNNNNNNNNNNNNNNNNNNNNNNNNNNNNNNNNNNNNNNNNNNNNNNNNNNNNNNNNNNNNNNNNNNNNNNNNNNNNNNNNNNNNNNNNNNNNNNNNNNNNNNNNNNNNNNNNNNNNNNNNNNNNNATTTgagtttgaagaagaagaagaagaaaaagagataaagagatacaaaaaaataaattaaaaaaaaaaaaaaaaaagaggatatAATAGACAGTTTAATGTTGAAGaaactgccacgtcagcaactaaCGGAATTTTTCAATGAAGACTGACTTAATGGACCTATTGGGtctaaaattgaaagtacaaggATTAAACCTGTGAAATTAGAACcacagggactgaagtgttttttgggtaaaagttcaaggactaaacagtatttaaccctatatatatatatacagcggcGCCGCACCAAAAAcagggcagccctttgggctgctctcattCCTCTCCCCCTCCTCCATTTACCATATTCTAGTTAGTTTTCTATTGGGAATTTGAAGGATTGCTCACCCAAAAAGTTCAAGGATTCATCGAAGGCttctcctctacaagattcaagacttgggtaattgtgggagttgtaattcaagactagtcatgctagctttttagctatttgtgactattcttgttctctcctacacttctatacttttttctcttttaatttTGTAATCTTGATGTTAATGATTAttggttgtgagtaatttccttgttgggggttagggttgtgtccctaacccaaattttgtgtaaaagatgtttaatttaatataatgatgcaattttcatatgatgaatgcttatatctatttttgttgggttaaaatgcatgtctaggagcctagtcaactctagggtgtgtattttgagcatgtctaggatggagttagagacttgaccccctctaattcctaagctagaaacatTCAATTttgtattcgaggggttataagcatggtgatttacacccgttgcgtgattgcgcgggcgggtcgcttagtagtctaattcctcgatctctaggcctcttgatgtgaattagggacccttgaaccggctctaatttatgtcaagtgagttcctacgacccttgaaccggagtaggaataccatgaaagggaatttcggtccttgagccttgaaccgccgtggatacgactaccgccaaagtaggagatttgcatctacattagattagcttccgacacataagATTTGgatgaaggaacctccctagcacccgacattcccatttatttggtttacacttttattaatttcttttcatttttatttattgcttttcatttcattacattttgttaatctaaaatcatCTCCCAAATATTGAACTTttccactcatttgtgcatatccaccactaggctcttagttttgattaggctttggtgaaaatcaaagccgagcattgctaagtcttggtgccttagattagcctttttatttgttttatttttcctttatttgcttagtgactttagttccgaccaccccgtggtacgataattttgggcttaatatttccctatcttgacacgattcgtacgcttgcgagagtatatgcatcaagtcaggtatcattttgtccgATGCAAGAAAGTTTGACCCTAGTGGTGATAAAAACTCTTTTGATTTATCCACCAAACCTTACAATTAAAATCACCTTACCATATAGGAcgggagagaaagaaagagagggatAGAGAGAAAAGAGGATAAGGAAGAGCTTACCAGtggaagagatgaagaaagtcTCTAGGATCTTCTGTCGAGACGAGGGAGAGAGAATTCATCTTTCTTTGGCTGGCTAGTCTGAGATAGGGGCCCAATTTGGGAATACTTTTAAAACTGCTTTTGATCTTAAAAATACTTCTGAAATTAtttgaggtgtttggtaaactatcTAAAGTCAGCTTTTGGCCAGAAGCGATTCTCTAGACCGCGGAAATATGGAAGCTGCAAATAGCAGCTTTTTATTTCTGCTTCTACGGGAATCAAGTTAAGAACGCGGAAGACTTAATGAAACATAATGAACTGCCCAGATTGTCCTCGTGCTTTTATGAGTTTTACATTGACAGGTCCTTTGTTCTGTCGCACTCTTCCTTCGCCAAcatcctctccttctctctgtGACTGTCTCACCGATTCTTCTCTCCCCTTAGCAATGAGTGAAGCTTTTTGGGGGATTTGGATCATAATGATTTATAGCTTTGTCTGATCTCAGACATTCGATCTTACTTGCAACTATCGACGGATCACCATGCCGGATGTACGCCTCTCATCCTCCATTCCAGGTTTCACACACTTGTAGACAAGATGAGCCAGATGGTCATTCTTATTCAATTATATGTATTTGCAATTCTTATTtgacctttttttcttttggaatttGGCTTTTGGTCTGAATTTTTGTAAAATTATAGCACAAGTTCTTGAATGCTTTGTTCTCTGGCTTATCTATGTTGATTCTATGCTTTTTTACACagtattttttttccttcctttatTTGGTAGGGTATTCTCTCTTTAATGGTTATCCTTATTGGTGTGGTTGCTCTTACATTAGAAGCTATTTTTCATAATATTATTAGGTGCTAATGATGTTTTTATGGTCCAAATGGTTGATGTAGGAGTTGGGATCAGTGGACAAGAGGCTCAACAAGCTGTCATGGCTTCAAATTTTGCAATGGAGCAGTTCAGATTCTTAGTTCCTTTCTAGTTGGTATTGGAATTACCAGCAAGTGACACATTTGAATTGAAGCTAGAAGGTTGAAGATGGCCAAATTTGTATCTACTTTAAGTCGAACCAATTGTATATGATATTCTTGATGTTCGACTTGCACCTGCCACTTATAACAGGAACAATGAAAGAAGAATCAGTATGGTACCTTCTTTATTAGTATAGTTGCTTCTATTTTGATGTGGGTGTGTGTAGGTATGTGCTCTTTACTTGTTTTACTTTGACAACTGCAATCACTGAATGTAGCAGCATGTTGTATCGATAATCTACACTGCATTATCTACAATCATTGTTGGGGTTTGTATACTGTTTGTAACGGAGCTGTTTGTTAACAATTGTTTTCAATTGTTCCAACAGTCTTATATTCAACTATGATCCAATAATTGAGAATCTATGTGACTTGGACTGTGATATCTGGCAACCCTACCAAGGTGAAAAAGATAGATGAAGGTATTGATGGAGATATTGATCTATACTCTCCAGCACCATTGAGAAGAACTGAAAGAGGAAGACATTGACCTCCTACTGGTTTAGTGTTTTaccatgtgtatatatattgcTACTGCTAGTTTTCCTTGTTATGTGTTGCATCTGTGAATGCTTTTGTTACAATGGCCAGAATCTTAAGATGATATTCTAGCTGGTGTAGCGTTGATTGAGCTACGGAATAAGGGGGTTATAGGCCCTATTGAGAGGACTGTGGTGGTGAGCATGGTGCATGGGTT encodes the following:
- the LOC133727514 gene encoding L-type lectin-domain containing receptor kinase IX.1-like is translated as MALFNSVSHLQTQTFPSLLINIFLFLYLLQNVVSVSFNYSNFTPNMKDLKFEGDAFPSSGVIQLTKNQADGPLTSSTGRASYALPVRLWDASTGRLTDFTTHFSFVMNALNNKYFGDGISFFIAPFESQIPSNSSGGFLALVSYDTAFDASRNKFVAVEFDSNNNTWDPIGDHVGIDVNSIVSVTNVTWKTTIKNGSVANAWVSYNSTTHNLTVFLTYAKNPTFTGRECSLSYIVDLRNELPEKVRVGFSAATGDWVEIHNIKSWSFSSSLEINHGAKKVRLAAGLGTGFGLLTCGLGLFWFITWRKKAAKRDDDYDMSMDDEFDKGTGPRRFTYREISRATNNFAEGGKLGEGGFGGVYKGLLNESNTEVAVKRVSRTSKQGKKEYVAEVRIISRLRHRNLVQLIGWCHEQGEFLLVYEIMPNGSLDSYLFGMSYSLSWPVRFKIALGLASAVLYLHEEWEQCVVHRDIKSSNVMLDSNFNAKLGDFGLARLVDHELGSQTTVLAGTMGYLAPECVTTGKASKESDVYSFGVVALEISCGRKPVEAKAEPSKVRLVEWVWDLYGKGQILQAVDERLKMEFDEKEIECLMVVGLWCCHPDPTVRPSIRQVINVLSFEAPIPSLPTKLPVPMYFAPPLDMCRFSYTSSNFTGSSVKDRSQCSCTTCSTFNSSSAGSSKALLKLNKSVA